In Sulfurisphaera javensis, a single genomic region encodes these proteins:
- a CDS encoding ArsR/SmtB family transcription factor, whose amino-acid sequence MSILKIDDIFELPGWDTRKRIMEELRSGPKNAYELAKILELNYSTVRYHLELLQKFGLVNVKKGKKYYYELTKTALQILNEEK is encoded by the coding sequence ATGAGCATACTAAAAATCGATGATATATTTGAACTCCCTGGCTGGGATACAAGAAAAAGAATAATGGAAGAATTAAGAAGCGGTCCAAAGAATGCGTATGAATTAGCAAAGATATTAGAGCTTAATTACTCTACAGTGAGATACCATTTAGAACTCCTACAAAAATTTGGTTTAGTAAATGTTAAGAAGGGTAAAAAATATTACTACGAACTAACTAAAACAGCCTTACAAATACTAAATGAGGAAAAGTAA
- a CDS encoding 4a-hydroxytetrahydrobiopterin dehydratase: MKKLSDSEVYQALKELKGWILKGNTIEKTFQFNDFKESVSFVLKIQPIADSMDHHPDVCIYYNKVIVQLTTHDVGGLTDLDIELAKKIDEITL, from the coding sequence ATGAAAAAGCTATCAGATTCTGAAGTATACCAAGCTTTAAAGGAATTAAAAGGATGGATTTTAAAAGGAAATACAATAGAAAAAACGTTTCAATTTAATGATTTTAAGGAATCGGTATCTTTTGTTTTAAAAATACAACCAATAGCGGATTCTATGGATCATCATCCTGATGTATGTATATACTATAACAAGGTTATTGTTCAATTAACTACCCATGATGTAGGTGGACTTACAGATTTAGATATAGAGCTGGCTAAAAAAATTGATGAAATTACTCTATAA
- a CDS encoding Cdc6/Cdc18 family protein gives MSIRDALKGGKGEVIKDPRVFIDPLTVFKDIPFREDILREVAIAVRYFVKSDVRFSTLFLGLTGTGKTFVARYMLNEIEEVKHEDQDYSKVKQAYVNCREVGGTPQAVLSALTERLTNDEVPKHGINLGEYLEKIKEELANKKALVYLDEVDTLIKRRGGDIVLYQLLRADADISVIMVSNDINIRDYMEPRVLSSLGPTVFFKPYDAEQLKHILSIYAEYGLYRGTYDDNILSYIAAISAKEHGDARKAVNLLFRAAQLASGEGFIRKEHVDRAIIEYEQERLIEAIKALPFHYKLALMATMEAEDVVTAHKIYTDLCNQYKQKPLSYRRFSDIISELDMFGIIKVKIINKGRAGGIRKYIEVTDKEKIRKAIEDTMDLGYEDQM, from the coding sequence GTGTCAATTAGAGATGCCTTGAAAGGTGGAAAAGGAGAGGTTATTAAGGATCCTAGGGTTTTCATTGATCCTTTAACTGTATTTAAAGATATTCCTTTTAGAGAAGATATATTGAGAGAGGTTGCTATCGCAGTTAGATATTTTGTAAAGTCTGATGTTCGTTTTTCTACTCTATTTTTAGGATTAACTGGTACAGGGAAAACATTTGTAGCTAGATATATGCTAAATGAGATTGAAGAGGTAAAGCATGAAGATCAAGATTATAGTAAAGTGAAACAAGCTTATGTAAATTGTAGAGAAGTTGGAGGTACTCCTCAAGCTGTTTTATCTGCTTTAACAGAGAGGCTAACTAATGATGAGGTGCCTAAACATGGGATCAATCTTGGCGAATATTTAGAGAAAATTAAAGAAGAATTAGCTAATAAGAAAGCTTTAGTTTACTTAGATGAGGTTGATACTTTAATAAAAAGAAGAGGAGGAGATATTGTACTTTATCAACTATTGAGAGCTGATGCAGATATATCAGTAATAATGGTCAGTAATGATATAAATATAAGAGATTACATGGAACCAAGAGTTCTCTCTTCTTTAGGTCCTACGGTATTCTTTAAACCTTATGATGCAGAACAATTAAAGCACATATTATCAATTTACGCTGAATACGGTCTTTATAGAGGTACTTATGATGATAATATTCTATCTTATATTGCAGCTATTTCGGCTAAAGAACATGGAGATGCAAGAAAAGCAGTTAACTTATTGTTCAGAGCTGCACAATTAGCTTCTGGAGAAGGTTTTATAAGAAAGGAACATGTGGATAGAGCAATAATAGAATATGAACAAGAAAGATTAATTGAGGCGATTAAGGCACTTCCATTTCATTACAAACTAGCTTTAATGGCTACTATGGAAGCTGAAGATGTAGTTACAGCACATAAAATTTATACTGATTTATGTAACCAATATAAGCAAAAACCGTTATCATATAGAAGATTTTCTGATATAATATCAGAGTTAGATATGTTTGGAATAATAAAAGTTAAAATCATAAATAAAGGAAGAGCTGGTGGTATAAGAAAATATATAGAAGTAACTGATAAAGAAAAAATAAGAAAAGCTATTGAAGATACAATGGATTTAGGGTATGAAGATCAAATGTAA
- a CDS encoding NADP-dependent isocitrate dehydrogenase, with translation MYKEPDDGEKIKFDKGKWIVPSKPVILYIEGDGIGPEITTTAIRVINKAVEKAYKSSREIKWLEVYAGEKAEKLTGDRFPKDTQEMLLKYRVVLKGPLETPIGKGWKSVNVAIRLMLDLYANIRPVKYIEGLESPLKNPEKVDMIIFRENTDDLYRGIEYPFNSEEAKKIREFLRNEFKVEIEDDTGIGIKVMSKYKTQRITRLAIQYAIEHKRKKITVMHKGNVMKYTEGAFREWAYEVALNEFRDFIVTEEEINQGKSHEGKVVLNDRIADNMFQQIIIRPEEYDIILAPNVNGDYISDAAGALIGNIGMLGGANIGDEGGMFEAIHGTAPKYAGKNVANPTGIIKAGELMLRWMGWNEAAELIEKSINIAIKQKKVTQDIARFMGVKALGTKEYGDELINIIDTL, from the coding sequence TTGTATAAAGAACCAGATGATGGAGAAAAAATAAAATTCGATAAAGGTAAGTGGATAGTTCCTAGTAAACCTGTTATATTATATATAGAAGGAGACGGAATTGGACCAGAGATTACTACTACAGCTATAAGGGTAATTAATAAAGCAGTAGAAAAAGCTTATAAAAGTTCAAGAGAAATTAAATGGCTAGAAGTATATGCTGGAGAAAAAGCCGAAAAGCTAACTGGAGATAGATTTCCTAAAGATACACAAGAGATGTTATTAAAATATAGGGTTGTATTAAAAGGACCATTAGAAACACCAATAGGGAAAGGCTGGAAATCAGTTAATGTTGCTATAAGACTCATGTTAGATCTTTATGCTAATATCAGACCCGTAAAATACATTGAAGGACTTGAAAGCCCATTAAAAAACCCTGAAAAAGTAGATATGATAATTTTCAGAGAAAATACGGATGATTTATATAGAGGAATAGAATATCCATTTAACAGCGAAGAGGCAAAAAAGATTAGAGAATTCCTAAGAAATGAGTTCAAAGTTGAAATAGAAGATGATACAGGGATTGGAATAAAAGTTATGAGTAAATATAAAACTCAGAGAATAACTAGGTTAGCAATACAATATGCAATAGAGCATAAGAGGAAGAAAATAACTGTAATGCATAAGGGAAATGTAATGAAATATACTGAAGGAGCATTTAGAGAATGGGCTTATGAAGTTGCTTTAAACGAATTTAGAGACTTTATAGTAACAGAAGAAGAAATTAATCAAGGAAAAAGCCATGAAGGAAAAGTAGTATTAAATGATAGAATAGCTGATAATATGTTCCAACAAATAATCATTAGACCCGAGGAGTATGATATAATTTTAGCCCCTAACGTTAATGGTGATTATATTTCAGATGCTGCTGGAGCATTAATTGGAAATATTGGAATGCTAGGTGGGGCTAATATTGGTGATGAAGGAGGAATGTTTGAAGCAATACATGGAACTGCTCCAAAATATGCAGGGAAAAATGTAGCCAATCCTACTGGTATTATAAAAGCTGGAGAGCTAATGCTCAGATGGATGGGGTGGAACGAAGCTGCAGAGCTAATAGAAAAGTCTATAAATATAGCTATTAAACAAAAGAAAGTTACACAAGATATAGCTAGATTTATGGGAGTAAAAGCATTAGGTACAAAAGAATATGGAGACGAGCTAATAAATATAATTGATACTCTTTAA
- a CDS encoding S8 family serine peptidase — translation MWSLLFLILIASSVVLPLYLQPNVSEISSNQIVNVSIVIPPKNLELLQLYVEEHHIVNSSELETLFIPNSTINKIVNMLVNNGIQPEVTLNVISFQAKAGIVEKLFHGQFITTEILGKKIYYFISSSTSFPGIILATNLTYLFLSKPNNLVNITQAIAYNMITPSELQSAYNITFLIKHGINGSGVNIGILDFEGDPYIYQQLQDFDSQYNLPNPPIFKVVPIGPYNPNDGIPSGWALEISLDVEYAHAAAPGAGIILYVANPSISIPQAIAYIDQQDQVSVVSQSWGIPEIYFLLGLLPISYLQSMIYEYWLGEAEGITFIAASGDAGGNGYNFFLSPLGSTIVPASIPYVLAVGGTTLYVSENSTYQTAWSGESIIGSTTGGYSAIFPSPPYQGLEGFRITPDVVADANPYTGVPVVYYYNTTYLVGGTSLATPIVAGIIALADQVHGKLGFINPLIYSLNGTKAIVPVSLGYNTPYIANNSLNPVTGLGYINAGYFVSLLRIPTASLSLAVQNTTYLPGQAIKVIGYLNGVSSPPVTLTAYVYNGSAIVSTFTLSYNGSAYIGDITLSKSGIYEIYSKFNNIYGFTYVTVGYQAVFVFPIVAIYPIPSNIPVIVMITYPNGTLVSSFNTTNLTVYKENQLNGKIQEVTQVKLNNLPIINISQLGIYIKFKSGILEGYINLTSKEFGGVYVLSVNNTIGLDEIVLGMYVVPAVIPNSFSEPTSLYSGENVTLEVLVESLGMPNVTVSFIKDGKIYYSTPVNSITVGSSSYYIAQVNIPRLPSGYYTIEAYADYSNGTYIAYGVGYTQIYISNESLVLHAKVNSVTFENDTITISANIYYPNGTPVKYGVFSAIFVPSYLLSDIDSLQISYSVPLTYKNGIWIGNFTVPAGSYSNSGVTVGEIAGTWNVYIVGLSANGIPLPFDSTINYNTLNIEPTSTELSFLVLPFNYIPTFTGSYAYHIYTPNAIISNKTVVLVNSIIDNLTAINSVIYSYNSEIYHVTLINSKIVNISNISNISNNIKVINDTIISTSTSISTSNNITASQLLGFGDLFMIELVIALIINSIVVMIFVIGDKNKR, via the coding sequence ATGTGGTCCTTATTATTCTTAATTTTAATAGCATCATCAGTTGTTCTTCCTTTATATCTTCAGCCTAATGTTTCTGAAATTTCTAGTAATCAGATTGTAAATGTTTCTATTGTAATTCCGCCAAAGAACCTAGAATTATTACAGTTATATGTAGAGGAACATCATATAGTCAATTCATCTGAACTAGAGACCTTATTCATTCCTAATTCTACAATTAATAAAATTGTCAACATGTTAGTAAATAATGGGATTCAGCCCGAGGTCACTTTAAACGTTATATCATTTCAAGCAAAAGCTGGAATAGTTGAAAAGTTATTTCATGGTCAATTTATTACCACAGAAATTTTAGGAAAGAAAATATATTATTTTATTAGCAGTAGTACTTCTTTCCCAGGAATTATATTAGCAACTAATTTGACTTATCTATTTTTGTCTAAACCAAATAATCTAGTTAACATTACACAAGCTATAGCCTATAATATGATAACGCCAAGCGAATTACAATCAGCGTATAATATAACCTTTTTAATAAAGCATGGAATTAACGGAAGTGGAGTAAATATTGGAATCCTTGATTTTGAAGGTGATCCATATATTTATCAGCAATTACAAGATTTTGACTCTCAATACAATTTGCCAAATCCTCCAATATTTAAAGTAGTGCCAATAGGTCCTTATAATCCAAATGATGGTATCCCTAGTGGATGGGCTTTAGAAATTTCATTAGACGTTGAATATGCTCATGCTGCAGCTCCAGGTGCAGGTATAATACTTTATGTCGCGAATCCATCAATATCAATCCCTCAAGCTATAGCATATATTGATCAGCAAGATCAAGTAAGCGTTGTTTCACAAAGCTGGGGAATTCCTGAAATTTACTTTCTATTAGGTCTTTTACCAATTTCTTATTTACAATCTATGATTTATGAATATTGGCTTGGAGAGGCAGAAGGGATTACTTTTATAGCAGCTTCTGGTGATGCAGGAGGAAATGGTTATAATTTCTTTCTAAGTCCCTTAGGCTCCACTATTGTTCCAGCATCAATTCCTTATGTTCTAGCAGTCGGAGGTACAACGCTATATGTATCTGAAAATTCAACCTATCAAACAGCATGGAGTGGTGAAAGTATAATAGGATCTACGACTGGTGGCTACAGTGCAATATTTCCTTCTCCACCTTATCAAGGATTAGAAGGATTTAGAATTACTCCAGATGTTGTAGCTGACGCAAATCCATATACGGGAGTACCAGTAGTTTACTATTATAATACAACTTATCTGGTTGGAGGTACATCTTTAGCTACTCCAATAGTTGCTGGAATAATAGCTCTAGCAGATCAAGTTCATGGGAAATTAGGGTTTATTAATCCTTTAATTTACTCGTTAAATGGAACGAAAGCTATAGTTCCAGTAAGCTTAGGGTATAATACACCTTATATAGCAAATAATAGTTTAAATCCCGTAACTGGATTAGGATATATAAATGCAGGATATTTTGTGTCCTTATTAAGGATTCCTACTGCTTCTTTATCATTAGCTGTTCAAAATACTACATATTTGCCTGGACAAGCTATAAAAGTAATAGGCTATCTTAATGGAGTTTCATCTCCGCCTGTAACCTTGACAGCCTACGTATATAATGGTTCTGCTATAGTTTCAACTTTTACACTTTCATATAATGGTTCTGCTTATATAGGAGATATTACATTATCTAAATCTGGAATTTATGAAATTTATAGTAAGTTTAATAATATTTATGGGTTTACTTACGTTACTGTTGGTTATCAAGCAGTATTTGTTTTTCCAATAGTAGCTATTTATCCTATACCCTCAAATATTCCAGTAATAGTCATGATAACATATCCAAACGGGACTCTTGTTTCTTCGTTTAATACTACTAATTTGACAGTGTATAAAGAAAATCAATTAAACGGAAAGATACAAGAAGTTACTCAAGTGAAACTTAATAATTTACCAATTATTAATATATCTCAGCTCGGCATATATATCAAGTTTAAATCTGGGATATTAGAAGGTTATATTAATTTAACTAGCAAAGAATTCGGAGGAGTATATGTTTTAAGTGTGAACAATACTATAGGTCTAGATGAAATAGTATTAGGAATGTACGTTGTACCAGCAGTAATTCCAAATTCATTTAGTGAGCCAACTTCATTGTATTCTGGTGAAAACGTAACATTAGAAGTTTTAGTTGAGAGTCTAGGAATGCCTAATGTAACTGTATCATTTATAAAGGATGGTAAGATCTATTATTCAACGCCAGTTAATTCTATAACAGTTGGTTCATCATCCTATTACATTGCTCAAGTAAATATCCCAAGGCTACCTAGTGGATATTATACCATAGAAGCTTACGCAGATTACAGTAATGGAACTTATATTGCTTATGGAGTTGGTTACACACAGATTTACATTTCTAACGAGAGTTTAGTTTTGCATGCAAAAGTAAATTCAGTAACGTTTGAGAACGATACAATAACTATTTCAGCAAATATTTACTATCCGAATGGAACTCCAGTAAAATATGGTGTATTTAGTGCAATATTTGTGCCAAGCTACTTACTAAGTGATATAGATTCTTTGCAAATATCATATTCTGTCCCTTTAACATATAAAAATGGAATTTGGATAGGTAATTTCACTGTACCTGCTGGTAGTTATAGTAACTCTGGAGTTACTGTTGGAGAAATAGCTGGGACTTGGAATGTTTATATAGTTGGTTTATCAGCTAATGGAATCCCACTTCCATTTGATTCAACTATTAATTATAATACTTTAAATATAGAACCTACATCAACAGAACTATCATTTTTAGTTTTACCATTCAATTATATTCCAACTTTTACTGGTAGCTATGCTTATCATATATATACTCCAAATGCTATAATATCCAATAAAACGGTTGTCTTAGTTAATTCGATCATAGATAATTTAACAGCAATTAACTCTGTGATTTACTCCTATAATTCTGAGATATATCATGTAACTTTAATTAATTCTAAGATCGTTAATATCTCAAACATTTCTAACATCTCTAATAATATAAAAGTAATAAATGATACAATCATTTCTACTTCAACTTCTATTAGTACTTCAAATAATATAACTGCAAGTCAATTATTAGGATTTGGAGATTTATTCATGATAGAATTAGTTATAGCCTTAATAATAAACAGCATAGTAGTTATGATCTTTGTTATTGGTGATAAAAATAAACGGTAA
- a CDS encoding coiled-coil domain-containing protein yields MSSVYLPLAVDSAYQPLPVSKQLAVALVKATLRNTRIKKATLIGWPLLLVKHEKSGGYIIFDETINIETKLQFVVLQDYKRIIDNLENNKNETEVLATLKSYRWKDVKGKEEEIFKGVVIDDLAPILSYGSPELPLRILEKSLTQLDVETTINDLNNREYLINENINKINDVEGKINTILTIIKGKRAEERKQIEDKYNLLIQEKSELLKKSLSTSKKNLETEILNEASKLYSKMGDIEVLIGKAELDYEANPSLQKDLDNLISLRSKYLSEIQSKIAEIKNKYRIEIRNIVHEIESLNTQKQKELESIDSKIRELDELQKSIINQLESIKAICNDELEKIKSFYRRAPFDKDKVEVILPFLLVVDMNNNIIIVPPQIYNNTKKSSFFGFFKRDPSEMTDNMKINLNTFLNILATKYGGIEDNLRNPAIKPLIEQGLEELYNEGWGVRRTLNEYYV; encoded by the coding sequence GTGAGTAGTGTATACTTACCATTAGCCGTTGACTCTGCATATCAACCTTTACCCGTAAGTAAGCAATTAGCTGTTGCACTAGTTAAGGCAACTTTAAGGAATACACGAATTAAAAAAGCCACTCTAATAGGCTGGCCACTATTATTAGTTAAACATGAAAAATCCGGTGGATATATAATATTTGATGAAACTATTAATATAGAAACTAAGCTTCAATTTGTAGTTTTACAAGACTATAAAAGAATTATAGATAATCTGGAGAATAATAAAAACGAGACAGAAGTGTTAGCAACTCTAAAGTCTTATAGATGGAAAGACGTTAAAGGCAAAGAAGAAGAAATTTTTAAAGGAGTAGTTATTGATGATTTAGCTCCCATTCTTTCTTATGGAAGCCCGGAGTTACCATTAAGAATATTGGAAAAGTCTCTCACTCAATTGGATGTCGAAACTACTATTAACGACCTTAATAATAGAGAATACTTAATTAATGAAAACATCAATAAAATAAACGATGTAGAAGGAAAAATAAATACGATCTTAACCATAATTAAGGGAAAAAGAGCAGAAGAAAGAAAGCAAATAGAAGACAAGTATAATTTACTAATTCAAGAAAAGAGTGAATTATTGAAGAAAAGTCTTTCAACTTCTAAAAAGAATCTTGAAACAGAAATACTTAATGAAGCGTCCAAGCTTTACTCTAAAATGGGAGATATTGAAGTTTTAATTGGAAAAGCTGAGCTTGATTATGAAGCAAATCCATCTTTACAAAAAGATTTAGATAATTTAATTTCGTTAAGATCGAAGTATCTTAGTGAAATACAAAGCAAGATAGCTGAGATTAAGAACAAATATAGAATAGAGATAAGAAATATTGTTCATGAAATTGAATCACTCAACACTCAAAAACAAAAGGAATTAGAAAGCATTGATTCTAAAATAAGAGAACTAGATGAATTACAGAAAAGCATCATAAATCAGTTAGAAAGCATAAAGGCAATTTGTAATGATGAGTTGGAGAAAATTAAATCCTTTTATAGAAGAGCTCCATTTGATAAAGATAAAGTAGAAGTAATTTTACCATTTTTACTTGTTGTCGATATGAATAACAATATTATAATAGTTCCACCTCAAATTTACAATAATACTAAAAAATCTTCTTTCTTCGGTTTCTTTAAGAGGGATCCGTCAGAAATGACTGATAATATGAAAATTAACTTAAATACATTTTTAAATATATTAGCAACTAAATATGGTGGAATTGAGGATAACTTAAGAAATCCCGCAATTAAGCCACTAATAGAACAGGGTCTCGAGGAGTTATATAATGAAGGATGGGGGGTCAGAAGAACTTTGAACGAATATTACGTTTAA